A window from Solanum stenotomum isolate F172 chromosome 7, ASM1918654v1, whole genome shotgun sequence encodes these proteins:
- the LOC125869667 gene encoding uncharacterized protein LOC125869667 has protein sequence MDFGDKSWMNLRRSTNEYIHGVNDFLDKAFERASQGNEILCPCKKCFNRNWHCRDMVEDHLICHGFVHGYTKWVFHGEGFSSRNTPHPTNDEETSNMHDDIDRLLHNTFRNVEDDQRHEGVREGPSEYAKRFFKLVDEGKEDLYPGCKNFSKLSFTIRLYLFKCIHNLTDVAFSDLLDLIREAFPFAQIPESFYKAKKVIKDLGLHYEKIHACTNDCMLFWNDNAKLDNCSVCGASRWKNVRNDLTNKVTKIPVKVLRYFPLKPRLQRIFMCSETSISMRWHDTEQPKDGNLRHPADGEAWKDFDSLHPDFANDARNVRLRLSSDGFNPFRTLSISHSTWPVMLMNYNLSPWTCMKSENIMLSMIIPGPSSPGNDIDVYLQPLTAELKELWEVGVETYDVVTNQTFQMRAALLWTISDFPALAILSGWSTKERWACPTCNHNTCSQYLKHSRKMCYLGHRAFLPPDHPFKRDKISFNGKEEHKVTPTPLSGVQVLEELREFNNVIRKNKKKRKRKNDGPWKKKSIFFELLYWATNKLRHNLDVMHI, from the coding sequence atggATTTTGGAGATAAAAGTTGGATGAATCTCCGAAGATCCACCAATGAATATATTCATGGAGTTAATGATTTTCTTGATAAAGCATTTGAACGAGCTTCCCAAGGAAATGAAATATTATGTCCTTGTAAGAAGTGCTTTAATCGTAATTGGCATTGTCGAGATATGGTAGAGGATCACTTAATTTGTCATGGATTTGTTCATGGATACACCAAATGGGTTTTTCATGGAGAAGGATTTTCCTCAAGAAATACGCCACATCCAACCAATGATGAAGAAACTTCCAACATGCATGATGATATTGATAGACTACTTCATAATACTTTTAGAAATGTAGAAGATGACCAGAGGCATGAAGGAGTGAGAGAGGGACCATCTGAATATGCAAagagattttttaaattagtgGATGAAGGGAAAGAAGACTTGTATCCGGGGTGTAAGAATTTTTCTAAGTTGAGTTTTACCATCCGGTTATACTTGTTTAAATGCATTCACAATTTGACTGATGTGGCCTTTTCAGATTTGTTGGACTTGATAAGAGAGGCATTTCCATTTGCTCAGATACCCGAGTCTTTTTACAAGGCAAAAAAGGTCATAAAAGATTTGGGTCTTCACTATGAGAAAATTCATGCTTGCACTAACGATTGCATGTTATTTTGGAATGACAATGCAAAGTTAGATAATTGCTCTGTGTGTGGAGCTTCAAGATGGAAGAATGTTCGTAATGACTTAACTAATAAGGTCACTAAAATTCCAGTAAAGGTTTTAAGGTACTTTCCTTTAAAGCCTAGGCTTCAGAGGATATTCATGTGTTCTGAAACATCTATATCTATGAGATGGCATGATACTGAACAACCTAAAGATGGAAATTTAAGACATCCTGCAGATGGTGAAGCTTGGAAGGATTTCGATTCCTTGCATCCTGACTTTGCTAATGATGCTCGTAATGTTAGATTGCGTCTTTCAAGTGATGGTTTCAATCCATTCAGAACTCTGAGCATTTCCCATAGCACATGGCCAGTTATGTTAATGAACTATAATTTATCACCATGGACTTGCATGAAGTCGGAGAATATTATGTTGTCAATGATTATTCCAGGTCCATCGTCTCCGGGAAATGATATAGATGTATACTTGCAACCACTGACTGCGGAGTTGAAGGAACTATGGGAAGTGGGAGTTGAAACATATGATGTTGTAACTAATCAAACATTTCAAATGCGTGCAGCTTTATTGTGGACAATTAGTGATTTTCCAGCTCTAGCAATCCTTTCTGGATGGAGCACCAAGGAGAGATGGGCATGCCCCACTTGTAATCATAATACTTGTTCCCAATATCTCAAACATAGTCGTAAGATGTGTTACTTGGGTCATCGGGCATTTTTACCTCCTGATCATCCAtttaaaagagataaaatatcatttaatggTAAAGAGGAGCATAAAGTTACACCTACTCCATTATCAGGGGTACAAGTTCTTGAGGAGCTTCGTGAATTCAATAATGTTAttagaaagaacaaaaagaaaagaaagcgAAAGAATGATGGtccatggaaaaaaaaatccatatttTTTGAGTTGCTGTATTGGGCAACCAACAAATTGAGGCACAATCTTGATGTGATGCACATATAG